Proteins encoded in a region of the Inquilinus sp. KBS0705 genome:
- a CDS encoding ammonium transporter, with protein MKSNSTKISMLDSFRQLSKEKWQLGATIFAGKMIGLFAVVFVMMVMPNLFGSPAHAAETYTAHETSLINSVNTVWTLVAAFLVFGMQAGFVMLEAGFARKRETVNVLMECIFDTCLCGILFYAIGYAFMFGNGNGFIGWGGLGADGKITNWFFLQNTPETYLATGIPLLAHWIFQFAFADTCSTIVSGAMIGRTSFRGDILYSIGITGFIYPIIGHWAWGPDGFLATMGTSGVFAKLLGQPFRDFAGSTVVHTIGGVASLAGAIVLGPRLGRIFARDNKEKGGLPAGHNLLIAAVGGFILWFGWYGFNPGSTLSAMDMQGIGRVAANTTLAACAGGFTAMLAALWWGPTKGKFDLAFTVNGFLAGLVAITCPCYWVSPLGSIALGGVAGFIVVGGIYLIEWFRIDDPVGAFSVHGLNGIWGTLSLGLFASGQFGATGPTGPDNSAPVTGLFYGGGFSVLEAQFVGSLTITVAVFAISFVMMYVINKLPNPWRLRVEEHGELGAGGLDVFDHGIEVYPPQDEEVSLSDLFDKGVKQTV; from the coding sequence ATGAAGAGTAATTCTACAAAAATCAGCATGCTGGACTCGTTCCGGCAGCTATCAAAGGAAAAATGGCAGCTTGGTGCTACCATTTTCGCGGGAAAAATGATCGGCCTGTTTGCGGTCGTGTTTGTAATGATGGTGATGCCGAACTTATTTGGCAGCCCGGCTCATGCTGCCGAAACCTACACGGCGCACGAAACGTCATTAATTAATTCGGTAAACACCGTTTGGACCTTAGTTGCCGCCTTCCTTGTATTTGGTATGCAGGCGGGTTTTGTTATGCTCGAAGCTGGTTTTGCACGCAAGCGCGAAACAGTTAACGTTTTAATGGAATGTATTTTTGATACCTGCCTTTGCGGTATTTTATTTTACGCCATAGGTTACGCGTTTATGTTTGGTAACGGTAACGGTTTTATTGGCTGGGGTGGTTTAGGTGCCGATGGCAAAATCACTAACTGGTTCTTCTTACAAAATACACCTGAGACTTATTTAGCTACCGGTATTCCATTGCTTGCACACTGGATATTCCAGTTCGCATTTGCCGATACCTGCTCAACCATCGTATCTGGTGCCATGATAGGCCGTACAAGTTTCCGCGGCGATATTTTATACAGTATTGGTATAACAGGGTTTATTTACCCAATTATTGGCCACTGGGCCTGGGGACCTGATGGTTTCTTAGCTACTATGGGCACATCTGGTGTGTTCGCTAAATTATTGGGCCAGCCATTCCGCGACTTTGCAGGATCAACCGTAGTACATACTATAGGTGGTGTTGCATCATTGGCTGGTGCAATAGTTTTAGGCCCGCGCCTGGGGCGCATATTTGCCCGCGACAATAAAGAAAAAGGTGGTTTGCCTGCAGGCCATAACCTATTAATAGCCGCTGTGGGCGGTTTTATCCTGTGGTTTGGCTGGTACGGCTTTAACCCGGGCAGTACGCTATCTGCAATGGATATGCAAGGTATTGGCCGTGTTGCCGCTAACACTACTTTAGCAGCCTGCGCCGGTGGTTTTACCGCTATGCTTGCCGCACTTTGGTGGGGCCCAACAAAAGGCAAATTCGACCTGGCTTTTACCGTTAATGGTTTCCTTGCCGGTTTAGTTGCTATTACCTGCCCTTGTTACTGGGTTAGCCCGCTTGGCTCAATTGCCTTAGGTGGTGTAGCCGGCTTTATAGTAGTAGGTGGTATTTACCTTATAGAGTGGTTCCGTATTGATGATCCGGTTGGTGCATTCTCTGTACACGGTTTAAACGGTATATGGGGTACTTTATCTTTAGGTTTATTTGCATCGGGCCAATTTGGTGCTACCGGCCCTACCGGCCCTGATAATAGCGCGCCTGTTACCGGCTTATTCTACGGTGGCGGTTTTAGCGTATTAGAAGCTCAGTTTGTAGGTAGCTTAACTATTACGGTGGCTGTATTTGCCATATCATTTGTAATGATGTACGTTATTAACAAATTGCCAAACCCATGGAGACTGCGTGTTGAAGAGCATGGCGAACTTGGTGCTGGTGGTTTAGATGTATTTGACCACGGTATAGAAGTTTACCCTCCGCAAGACGAAGAGGTTAGCCTGAGCGACCTGTTTGACAAAGGCGTTAAACAAACAGTATAA